From Sceloporus undulatus isolate JIND9_A2432 ecotype Alabama chromosome 6, SceUnd_v1.1, whole genome shotgun sequence, one genomic window encodes:
- the LOC121933438 gene encoding glucose-6-phosphatase catalytic subunit 1-like produces the protein MDLLHSAGVQATSYLQENFMDFQGWFVFISAVADLRTTFFVFFPIWFHLREAVGIRLIWVAVIGDWLNLVFKWILFGERPYWWVHDTDFYGIANPPAIKQFPITCETGPGSPSGHAMGSSGVYYVMVTALLSHLVPLKQKNLTTRCLRVFLWSGFWAVQVCVCLSRVFLAAHFPHQVISGVISGMLVAEVFEHVRCIYDASLWRYVNTTFFLFGFALGFYLLLKMLGVDLLWTLEKAHKWCERPEWVHIDTTPFASLLRNLGILFGLGLGLNSPMYAESCRGKQSQQLAFRLSCIVSSLFILHLFDSFELPTNREVLFYILSFCKSACAHICAVALIPYCVSWLLQQTGKKDL, from the exons ATGGACCTTCTGCATAGCGCAGGGGTCCAGGCCACCAGCTACCTCCAAGAGAATTTCATGGACTTCCAGGGCTGGTTTGTCTTCATCTCTGCAGTTGCTGACCTCAGAACaactttctttgtcttcttcccCATCTGGTTTCATCTGAGGGAAGCTGTAGGAATCCGTCTCATCTGGGTAGCTGTGATCGGTGACTGGCTCAACCTTGTTTTCAAGTG GATCCTTTTTGGAGAGAGGCCCTACTGGTGGGTACATGACACGGACTTCTATGGCATCGCAAACCCCCCTGCGATCAAACAATTTCCCATCACTTGTGAGACTGGTCCAG GTAGCCCTTCTGGTCATGCTATGGGGTCTTCTGGTGTCTACTACGTCATGGTGACTGCATTGCTATCACATTTAGTGCCACTGAAGCAAAAAAACTTGACCACAAG GTGTCTGCGTGTCTTCCTCTGGTCAGGATTCTGGGCTGTGCAAGTCTGTGTCTGCTTATCCAGAGTCTTCCTGGCTGCACACTTTCCACACCAGGTGATCTCTGGTGTGATCTCAG GGATGCTGGTGGCAGAGGTTTTTGAGCATGTCCGTTGCATCTACGATGCTAGCCTGTGGCGATATGTGAACACCACCTTTTTCCTCTTTGGCTTTGCCCTGGGATTTTACTTGCTCCTCAAGATGCTGGGCGTGGACCTCCTGTGGACACTGGAAAAGGCCCACAAGTGGTGTGAACGGCCCGAGTGGGTCCATATTGACACAACCCCTTTTGCCAGTCTGCTTCGCAATCTGGGCATCCTGTTTGGCCTGGGGTTAGGCCTCAACTCTCCCATGTATGCAGAGAGCTGCAGAGGGAAACAAAGCCAGCAGCTGGCCTTCCGCCTCAGTTGCATTGTCTCCTCCCTGTTCATCCTACACCTCTTTGATTCCTTTGAACTGCCCACCAACAGAGAGGTCCTCTTCTACATTCTCTCCTTCTGCAAGAGTGCTTGTGCTCATATCTGTGCTGTGGCACTGATTCCCTACTGTGTCTCCTGGCTCCTTCAGCAGACAGGGAAGAAAGACCTATAA